A portion of the Candidatus Nitrosotenuis aquarius genome contains these proteins:
- a CDS encoding NAD-dependent succinate-semialdehyde dehydrogenase produces the protein MKLTTINPATEEPIQSYEAMSKEQVQQKVKVAKSTFSEWKKDYEKRKALIYDLVSFLRKNKTQLAEVATREMGKVLKEAISEVEKCAWAMEYYADHGSTFIHEEVLNTDARKSFIRFEPLGIVASIMPWNFPYWQALRFAAPCLMAGNTIVMKPSSVTLQCGLELERAFSEIGFPEGAFQTIVGSSESANHLIDSDVNAVTFTGSTKIGAMVGQRAASQLKKCVLELGGSDPFIVLDDANVEKAANGAVKGRFINCGQSCIASKRFFVSKKVANEFIEKFVYNTSRLTVGDPMQIESDIGPLVNRDALENISGMVDDARAKGATILLGGERAHSKGYYYKPTILSGIKPDMRIAKEETFGPIAPITIVEDEKEAIKLANSSEFGLGASIWTENLNKAEALSRQIESGIVTVNNVVISDPRVPFGGIKQSGFGRELSRYGMLEFVNIKSVRFYDNLIHHHYVE, from the coding sequence GTGAAGCTGACCACAATCAATCCCGCAACAGAAGAACCAATCCAGTCCTATGAGGCCATGTCAAAAGAGCAGGTCCAGCAAAAGGTCAAAGTTGCAAAATCAACATTTTCAGAATGGAAAAAAGACTATGAAAAAAGAAAGGCACTCATCTATGATTTAGTATCGTTTCTTCGCAAAAACAAAACCCAGCTTGCAGAAGTTGCCACAAGGGAAATGGGCAAGGTACTCAAAGAGGCAATCTCCGAGGTGGAAAAGTGCGCCTGGGCAATGGAGTATTATGCAGATCATGGCAGCACGTTCATCCACGAAGAAGTGCTCAATACGGATGCTCGCAAGAGCTTCATTCGATTTGAGCCATTAGGAATTGTAGCATCTATTATGCCATGGAATTTCCCGTACTGGCAGGCATTACGATTTGCAGCCCCATGTCTTATGGCGGGAAACACCATAGTGATGAAGCCATCAAGTGTCACTTTACAGTGCGGCCTGGAATTAGAGCGAGCATTCTCAGAGATCGGCTTTCCAGAGGGAGCATTTCAGACCATAGTTGGCAGCTCCGAGTCGGCAAACCACCTAATTGATTCCGATGTGAATGCAGTAACATTTACCGGTAGTACAAAAATTGGCGCAATGGTTGGCCAGCGTGCTGCATCGCAACTAAAAAAATGTGTACTGGAATTGGGCGGCTCTGATCCATTCATTGTTTTAGATGATGCAAACGTGGAAAAGGCAGCAAACGGCGCAGTAAAGGGCAGGTTCATCAATTGTGGCCAGTCCTGTATTGCATCAAAGAGATTTTTTGTATCAAAAAAAGTGGCAAACGAATTCATTGAAAAATTCGTCTATAACACATCAAGATTGACTGTGGGCGATCCGATGCAGATTGAATCCGACATTGGGCCGCTGGTAAACCGGGACGCACTTGAGAACATCTCAGGCATGGTGGATGACGCCAGAGCCAAGGGCGCTACAATTCTTCTGGGTGGTGAGCGAGCCCACTCCAAGGGATACTATTACAAACCAACCATTCTCTCTGGGATAAAGCCGGACATGCGAATAGCAAAGGAGGAAACCTTTGGACCAATTGCGCCAATTACCATAGTAGAGGACGAAAAAGAGGCAATCAAGCTGGCAAACAGCTCCGAGTTTGGCCTAGGCGCTTCCATCTGGACTGAGAACCTAAACAAGGCAGAGGCACTGTCTCGCCAAATAGAATCCGGAATCGTCACAGTCAATAATGTGGTGATATCTGATCCTCGAGTTCCCTTTGGCGGAATAAAGCAGAGCGGCTTTGGCAGGGAATTATCCAGATATGGAATGCTAGAATTTGTCAACATCAAGTCAGTGCGGTTCTATGATAATCTGATACACCATCATTACGTGGAATAG
- a CDS encoding MFS transporter: MLSLDWLSKDGKLILSARIARAFAYGFLSIIIGIYLKLAGFSEIQIGIVLSATLVNSVIFTLLASFYADRIGRKKILIIYGILMGVSGAIFLATNNFVALIVAALIGTINVTGSETGAFLSIEQSVLPQTVNDAKKRTTAFAIYNTVGTLAMAAGVLLSGLPEFIGQAFGFGQIDSIKPLFLLYSVIAVAVTVIYFLLSKNIELRADPADKKEHPNTLSAESKKRIGKLSALFAVDSFAGGFVIQSIVSYWFFTRFGVDLPILAMIFSIAGVLTALSFLAATKIAGKIGLINTMVTTHIASNVLLILVAFAPIFPIALGLYLARMSISQMDVPTRQSYIVAIVNDKERTAAAGITNTSRNIAQAVSPSITGMIIQSLWLSAPFVIGGVLKIAYDIGLYVNFRKIKPAEETQ; encoded by the coding sequence ATGTTGTCGCTAGACTGGCTCTCCAAAGATGGGAAATTGATTCTATCTGCCAGAATAGCTAGGGCATTTGCTTATGGGTTTTTGAGCATCATAATTGGAATCTATCTGAAATTAGCTGGATTCAGTGAAATCCAAATTGGTATTGTTCTTAGCGCAACTCTTGTCAATAGTGTAATCTTTACCTTGCTGGCTAGTTTTTACGCTGACAGAATTGGGCGCAAAAAAATCCTGATTATTTATGGTATTTTGATGGGTGTGTCTGGTGCAATCTTTCTTGCTACGAATAACTTTGTGGCATTAATTGTAGCTGCATTAATTGGAACAATAAACGTCACAGGCTCGGAAACAGGCGCGTTTCTCTCAATAGAGCAGTCAGTATTGCCGCAAACAGTCAATGACGCCAAAAAAAGAACAACAGCTTTTGCCATTTACAATACAGTTGGGACACTTGCAATGGCAGCAGGCGTCTTGTTGTCGGGATTGCCAGAATTCATAGGACAAGCATTTGGGTTTGGTCAGATTGATTCAATCAAGCCGCTTTTTCTTCTTTATAGTGTGATTGCTGTTGCGGTAACTGTGATCTATTTTCTGTTATCAAAGAATATTGAACTCAGGGCAGACCCTGCAGATAAAAAAGAGCATCCAAATACGCTGTCTGCAGAGTCGAAAAAACGTATTGGAAAACTGTCTGCTCTTTTTGCAGTTGACTCGTTTGCAGGTGGCTTTGTAATACAGAGCATTGTATCGTACTGGTTTTTTACAAGGTTTGGAGTAGATCTGCCCATTTTGGCAATGATATTCTCAATAGCTGGAGTTCTTACCGCTTTATCGTTTTTGGCTGCAACAAAGATTGCTGGAAAGATAGGCCTCATTAACACAATGGTGACCACACACATTGCATCAAATGTATTGCTCATCTTGGTTGCATTTGCTCCAATATTTCCAATCGCCCTTGGATTGTATCTGGCAAGAATGAGCATTTCACAAATGGATGTGCCTACACGACAATCATACATTGTTGCCATAGTAAATGACAAAGAAAGAACTGCAGCTGCAGGCATAACAAACACCTCACGAAACATTGCCCAAGCAGTCAGTCCGTCTATTACTGGAATGATTATCCAGTCACTGTGGCTGTCTGCACCATTTGTCATTGGCGGCGTTCTAAAAATTGCATATGACATTGGCCTGTATGTGAATTTTAGGAAAATAAAGCCAGCCGAGGAAACTCAGTAA
- a CDS encoding transcription initiation factor IIB yields the protein MVIKHKVSECQEHILVNDEEHGEILCAKCGRVIQDKTEEAGAEWRSFENQPDRGRTGDGTCLSKHDMGLATIISRSNKDVTGKPLSVGMKNTIERLRMWDNRSQAYSAGDRNLRQAFSQLLSLKEKLGLSDAVIEKTAYIYRKAHEKKITRGRPISAFLCATLYAACRETETPRTLKEISKSSMVKVKQINKCYRILVERFDLRMPLVDPIVCVSRIANKAGVSEKTKREAANILKEYERKETTAGKSPMVVAATAVYIATLKNNDGFTQRDIAQAANVTEVAIRNRTASIRCAIGLA from the coding sequence ATGGTCATAAAGCACAAGGTTTCAGAATGTCAGGAACACATTCTGGTAAATGATGAAGAGCACGGTGAGATTCTTTGCGCAAAATGCGGCCGTGTCATACAAGACAAAACAGAAGAAGCCGGAGCAGAGTGGAGATCATTTGAGAATCAGCCAGACAGAGGTAGGACTGGCGATGGTACATGTCTTAGCAAACACGACATGGGCCTTGCAACAATAATCAGCCGCTCAAACAAGGACGTCACAGGAAAACCACTATCTGTTGGAATGAAAAACACAATTGAGCGACTTCGGATGTGGGATAATAGAAGTCAGGCATATTCGGCAGGTGATAGAAATCTCCGACAGGCATTCAGCCAGTTATTGTCACTAAAAGAAAAACTCGGCCTATCCGACGCAGTAATAGAAAAGACGGCCTACATTTACAGAAAAGCTCATGAAAAAAAGATAACTCGTGGCAGGCCAATTTCGGCATTTTTGTGCGCCACTCTATATGCAGCGTGCAGAGAGACGGAAACTCCAAGAACCCTAAAGGAAATAAGCAAATCAAGCATGGTCAAAGTAAAGCAGATCAACAAGTGCTACAGGATACTAGTGGAGAGATTTGATCTGAGAATGCCGCTAGTCGACCCCATTGTGTGCGTTTCAAGAATAGCAAACAAGGCAGGAGTATCAGAAAAGACAAAACGCGAGGCTGCAAACATTCTCAAAGAATATGAAAGAAAGGAAACCACTGCAGGCAAAAGCCCGATGGTCGTTGCGGCAACTGCAGTATACATTGCCACTCTGAAAAACAACGATGGCTTTACCCAAAGAGACATTGCGCAGGCGGCAAATGTAACCGAGGTTGCAATCAGAAATAGAACCGCGTCAATTAGGTGTGCAATAGGCCTAGCCTAG
- a CDS encoding P-II family nitrogen regulator → MKRIEAIIQEDKLSNVVNALKISEVGGVTITQSRGIGSGERPMLQGSRGTAKFEAAYNRIATIMTVVDDSKVGTVVNAIMNAVSTGTAGDGKIFVTNVEEAFDIATKQSGKNIL, encoded by the coding sequence ATGAAGAGGATCGAGGCAATAATACAGGAAGACAAGCTTAGCAATGTCGTTAACGCATTAAAGATAAGCGAAGTGGGAGGAGTAACAATCACCCAATCTCGCGGAATAGGCTCTGGAGAACGACCAATGTTGCAAGGATCCAGAGGAACTGCCAAATTTGAGGCTGCCTACAATAGAATTGCCACAATAATGACCGTAGTCGATGATTCAAAGGTGGGCACAGTCGTGAACGCAATAATGAATGCCGTTAGCACAGGCACTGCAGGTGACGGCAAGATCTTTGTCACAAACGTAGAAGAGGCATTTGACATTGCCACAAAGCAAAGCGGCAAAAACATTCTCTAG
- a CDS encoding universal stress protein: MFKRILVPYDSSNFSKKALDVAIEISKKFDSELWFLTVLDKDLPPRLTRTVTDSKKPHKSLSSIELELRNKVMDCKEQGASADYDLIKGSPKETILRFAKGRRMDLIIMGSQGLHGIKKIKTLGSVSRAVSENAQCPVLLVH, encoded by the coding sequence GTGTTTAAGAGAATTCTTGTTCCATATGACAGCTCAAATTTCTCCAAAAAAGCACTAGATGTGGCAATTGAAATATCAAAAAAATTCGACTCTGAGCTGTGGTTCCTAACTGTCTTGGACAAGGACTTGCCGCCAAGGCTTACCAGGACAGTAACTGATTCTAAAAAGCCCCACAAATCGTTGTCCTCAATAGAGCTAGAACTGCGTAACAAAGTAATGGACTGCAAAGAACAAGGAGCATCCGCTGATTATGATCTCATCAAGGGCTCACCAAAAGAGACAATTCTTAGATTCGCAAAAGGAAGAAGAATGGACCTGATAATAATGGGAAGCCAAGGCTTGCACGGCATCAAAAAAATCAAAACGCTGGGAAGTGTCTCGCGAGCCGTCTCTGAGAATGCACAATGCCCGGTATTGCTAGTCCATTAA
- a CDS encoding P-II family nitrogen regulator: MKRVEAFFQFGKLERVVEAVEKAGVGGLTVFYARGRGTAERAKIHTSRGTRLEEQSYNLIDCIVTVVEDDRVDEVVDAIKKNANSTSKGIITISDVTHVVKI, translated from the coding sequence ATGAAGAGAGTCGAGGCGTTTTTCCAGTTTGGCAAGCTAGAGCGAGTAGTTGAGGCAGTAGAAAAGGCAGGAGTTGGTGGACTAACAGTATTTTATGCACGAGGACGAGGTACTGCAGAGCGCGCAAAAATTCACACATCCAGAGGTACAAGGCTAGAAGAACAATCCTACAATCTAATCGACTGCATTGTTACCGTGGTAGAAGACGATCGGGTGGATGAGGTAGTTGATGCGATAAAAAAGAATGCAAATTCCACATCAAAGGGAATAATCACCATATCTGATGTCACTCATGTTGTAAAAATCTAG
- a CDS encoding winged helix-turn-helix transcriptional regulator, whose translation MKHEYEEFLNPSCCAIKACPVDTTVKLMGKKFAMHIIRNMTMFKQTRFNQFLDSIEGINPKTLSVRLREMEKDGLITRKIYPETPPRVEYAMTEKGHALTPILIQMAEFSMKYCCGDVFADGKSRTIKQVLHPKVLKQLQQ comes from the coding sequence TTGAAGCACGAATACGAAGAATTTCTAAACCCAAGCTGCTGTGCCATCAAGGCATGTCCCGTGGACACCACAGTAAAGCTGATGGGCAAAAAATTCGCAATGCACATAATTCGAAACATGACTATGTTTAAGCAAACCAGGTTTAACCAGTTTCTGGACTCTATTGAGGGGATAAACCCAAAAACACTTTCCGTACGACTGCGCGAAATGGAAAAAGACGGTCTAATTACTAGAAAGATCTATCCTGAAACCCCACCAAGAGTTGAATATGCCATGACCGAAAAAGGGCATGCCCTAACCCCGATTCTCATACAGATGGCGGAGTTTTCCATGAAGTATTGTTGCGGTGATGTATTTGCGGACGGCAAGTCAAGGACCATAAAGCAAGTTCTCCACCCCAAGGTTCTAAAGCAATTACAACAATAA
- a CDS encoding cyclic nucleotide-binding/CBS domain-containing protein, with the protein MTTAKDLMKQPITVDRAASVADALRKMVNDDISRVLISDNGEPIGVATERDVGLFLLTEQTERKIDAVPITELMSKLVTVNHITSIEDCAQIMAERDIGSLGVNFNGKTQGIITRTDLTRYYITKFVGEKRVGDVMTISFVSCYENDPLYEALSSMVSQKVSRIIVKNAAEKPVGVMSFRDLFRLSMVLGKEEEIVDNSSGITVLFSRKGLISKTGFGATAQVKEAMTLNMITVEHDDDLTMACTTLIENDINAAAVLVNGKLTGILSKTDVVRAIAAISKKKKDTI; encoded by the coding sequence TTGACCACCGCAAAAGACCTAATGAAGCAACCAATTACTGTTGATAGAGCAGCAAGCGTTGCAGACGCTCTACGAAAAATGGTAAACGACGACATTAGCCGCGTTCTAATTAGCGACAATGGTGAGCCAATAGGAGTAGCAACTGAACGCGATGTTGGGCTTTTCTTGCTAACAGAGCAGACAGAGAGAAAGATTGACGCAGTTCCAATTACAGAATTAATGAGTAAGCTGGTAACGGTAAATCACATTACAAGCATAGAGGACTGCGCCCAAATAATGGCAGAGCGAGACATTGGCTCACTTGGCGTCAATTTCAATGGAAAAACTCAGGGGATCATAACAAGAACGGATCTTACCAGATATTACATTACAAAGTTTGTCGGAGAAAAACGCGTAGGCGATGTCATGACAATTTCTTTTGTGTCATGTTATGAGAACGATCCATTATACGAAGCACTCTCCAGCATGGTAAGCCAAAAGGTATCTAGAATCATAGTCAAAAACGCGGCAGAAAAGCCAGTTGGCGTCATGTCATTTAGGGATTTATTCAGACTATCAATGGTTTTAGGAAAGGAAGAAGAAATTGTGGATAATTCGTCAGGAATTACTGTTCTCTTTTCAAGAAAAGGCCTGATCTCAAAGACAGGCTTTGGCGCAACAGCACAAGTAAAGGAGGCAATGACTCTCAACATGATAACAGTAGAGCATGACGATGACTTAACCATGGCATGCACCACTTTGATTGAAAATGACATTAATGCAGCTGCAGTTTTGGTCAACGGCAAGCTTACCGGAATTCTCAGTAAAACAGATGTGGTTCGGGCAATTGCCGCAATTTCCAAAAAGAAAAAGGACACGATCTAA